The genomic window GGGCGAGGACGTCTCGACCGCCCTGGTGCGCTTCGCGAACGGCACGCTCGCCACCGTCGTCAACAGCGTCCTGTCCCCGCACCAGGTCAGCCGCATCCGCATCGACTGCGACGACGCCACCGTCGAACTCACCCACCTCTACGGGCACTCCAACGACGACTGGATCTACACCTCTGCGCCGCACGTCGCCTCCGAACGGCCGGACACCTGGCGCACCCCGGCGGCCGACGTCCCCAGCTCGCACACCGCCCAGCTCGGCGCGCTGCTCGACGCGTACGAGAAGGGCGAACGGCCGCCCGGCGGCGGCCCCGACGCCCGCCGCACCCTCGAATTCGCCGCCGCCCTCTACAAGTCGGCCTTCACCGGACTGCCGGTCCTCGCGGGCGAGATCACCCCCGACGACCCCTTCCACCTCGCCATGCACGGCAACCATCCCGAGTGGAGCCCGAAGCGATGACGATCAAGGTCACCCACGCCCACGGCGAGCGGATCGCCGTCCACGCCGCCGGGTCCGAGCTGCTGAGCTACGTCTACCGGCCGGACCCGGACCCCTTCGAGGCCCGCAAGCCGTACATCCACCCGCTGCGCACCCTCGCCGGGCGCCAGGTCAGCGGCTACCGCCCCAACGACCACCGCTGGCACAAGGGCCTCCAGATGACGGCGAGCCATCTGTCCGGGCAGAACTTCTGGGGCGGCAACTGCTACGTCCACGGAGAGGGGTACCTGCGCCGGCCCGAGCGGGTCGGCTCCATGCGGCACGACGGCTTCTCCGACCTGCGAGCCGAGGACGACCGCTTCAGCCTCGCCGAGGAACTCACCTGGATCGAGAACGGCGGCCGGGAGTGGGCCCGCGAACAGCGCGGCATCACCGTCCACTCGGTGGACGAGGACGCCGGCTCCTGGGCCCTCGACTGGTCGATCCGGCTCACCAACATCCGGGACGAACCCCTGCACTTCGGCTCCCCGACCACCGCGGGGCGCGAGATGGCCGGATACACCGGCCTGCAGTGGCGCGGTCCGCGCGACTTCACCGGCGGCACGGTCTTCGGCCCCGAAGGCACGCAGGACGCCGAGAAGCTGATGGGCACCCAGGGACCGTGGCTGGCGTTCACCGCCGAGCACGACGATGTCGACGCCCACTCCACGCTTGTCTTCGCGCACGCCCCCGAGAACCTCGACGCGGCGTCGGCGATCCACGACTCGCACTGGTTCGTCCGCTCCCGGCCGATCCCGACCGTCGCGTTCTCCTGGGCGTTCTTCGAGGAGTTCGGGCTGGCGCCCGGCGCGTCCTTCGCGTACCGCTACCGGGTGGTGGTCGCGGACGGCGCCTGGGACCGCGACGGTGTCGCCGCACACCTGGAGGGACTGCCGTGGTGAGCCTCCCGCATCCGCTGCCCGGGGCCGTGGGCCTCTCCCACCTCAGCGCCTACCCGTGGGAGGCCGCCGACGGAG from Streptomyces sp. FIT100 includes these protein-coding regions:
- a CDS encoding PmoA family protein, with the protein product MTIKVTHAHGERIAVHAAGSELLSYVYRPDPDPFEARKPYIHPLRTLAGRQVSGYRPNDHRWHKGLQMTASHLSGQNFWGGNCYVHGEGYLRRPERVGSMRHDGFSDLRAEDDRFSLAEELTWIENGGREWAREQRGITVHSVDEDAGSWALDWSIRLTNIRDEPLHFGSPTTAGREMAGYTGLQWRGPRDFTGGTVFGPEGTQDAEKLMGTQGPWLAFTAEHDDVDAHSTLVFAHAPENLDAASAIHDSHWFVRSRPIPTVAFSWAFFEEFGLAPGASFAYRYRVVVADGAWDRDGVAAHLEGLPW